In Aegilops tauschii subsp. strangulata cultivar AL8/78 chromosome 3, Aet v6.0, whole genome shotgun sequence, one genomic interval encodes:
- the LOC109783886 gene encoding protein DETOXIFICATION 40 isoform X1, translating to MAGGEEHEHLHDAPGRLESILTDTSAPLAERAWAASTVELRLLARLAAPAVVVYMINFVMSMSTQILCGHLGTLELAAASLGNTGVQTFAYGLMLGMGSAVETLCGQAYGAHKYDMLGIYLQRSVILLGLTGIPLAVMYAFSEPLLLLMGQSPEIARAASIFVYGLIPQIFAYAVNFPIQKFLQAQSLVLPSAYISTATLILHVMLSWVLMYKVGLGLLGASLVLSVSWWIIVGAQFVYIVVSPTCRHTWTGFSWQAFSGLPSFFKLSAASAVMLCLETWYFQVLVIIAGLLPNPEIALDSLSICMTIYGWVFMISVGFNAAASVRVSNELGAGNPKSAFFSVWVVTGLSATISTILAVVILCLRNHISYLFTDGKAVSDAVADLCPLLAITLVLGGIQPVLTGVAVGCGWQQFVAYVNVGSYYIVGVPLGVVLGFFFNLGAKGIWGGLIGGTALQTAILLWVTIRTDWTKEVEEAQKRLNKWDEKKEPLLAGFKDNNK from the exons ATGGCTGGCGGGGAGGAGCATGAGCATTTGCATGACGCGCCGGGTCGGCTGGAGAGCATCCTGACGGACACATCGGCGCCGCTGGCGGAGCGCGCGTGGGCGGCGTCGACAGTCGAGCTCCGGCTCCTGGCGCGGCTGGCGGCGCCGGCAGTGGTTGTGTACATGATCAACTTCGTCATGTCCATGTCCACGCAGATCCTGTGCGGTCACCTCGGTACCCTGGAGCTGGCCGCCGCTTCGCTCGGCAACACCGGCGTCCAGACCTTCGCCTACGGCCTCATG CTGGGCATGGGCAGTGCAGTGGAGACCCTCTGCGGGCAGGCCTACGGTGCACACAAGTACGACATGCTCGGAATCTACCTACAGCGCTCCGTCATTCTGTTGGGCTTAACCGGCATACCACTTGCTGTGATGTACGCTTTCTCGGAGCCACTCCTCTTATTGATGGGACAGTCACCGGAGATAGCCCGCGCCGCATCAATCTTCGTTTACGGCCTGATTCCCCAGATCTTCGCGTACGCCGTCAACTTCCCCATTCAAAAGTTCCTGCAGGCCCAGAGCCTCGTCCTGCCGAGTGCTTACATCTCGACAGCAACACTCATTCTACATGTGATGCTGAGCTGGGTGCTCATGTACAAGGTCGGCCTTGGGCTGCTCGGTGCCTCGCTGGTGCTGAGTGTGAGCTGGTGGATTATCGTCGGAGCGCAATTTGTGTACATTGTCGTGAGCCCGACGTGCCGGCACACGTGGACGGGATTCAGTTGGCAGGCCTTCTCCGGTTTGCCGAGTTTCTTCAAACTCTCCGCCGCGTCTGCCGTGATGCTGTGCCTTGAGACATGGTACTTTCAGGTGCTTGTGATCATTGCTGGACTGCTCCCCAACCCTGAGATTGCCCTGGattccctctctatatg CATGACGATTTATGGTTGGGTGTTCATGATCTCCGTTGGGTTCAATGCCGCTGCAAG TGTAAGAGTGAGCAATGAGCTTGGTGCCGGCAACCCCAAGTCTGCATTTTTCTCTGTGTGGGTCGTGACCGGGCTCTCTGCAACAATCTCTACCATCCTTGCTGTTGTGATCCTCTGCCTCCGCAACCACATCAGCTACTTGTTCACAGATGGTAAAGCAGTTTCGGACGCGGTGGCAGATCTCTGCCCGTTGCTTGCCATCACGCTCGTTCTCGGTGGCATCCAACCTGTACTGACAG GTGTTGCCGTTGGATGTGGATGGCAACAATTTGTTGCTTACGTGAACGTCGGCTCTTACTACATTGTAGGCGTTCCACTTGGTGTTGTTCTCGGTTTTTTCTTCAATCTTGGCGCAAAG GGTATTTGGGGTGGCTTGATTGGGGGAACAGCCTTGCAGACGGCCATTCTGCTGTGGGTCACAATCAGAACTGACTGGACCAAAGAG GTAGAGGAGGCACAGAAAAGGTTGAACAAGTGGGACGAGAAGAAAGAGCCTCTCCTTGCAGGGTTCAAGGACAATAACAAATAA
- the LOC109783886 gene encoding protein DETOXIFICATION 40 isoform X2: protein MGGHGDTPSRLESILTDTSAPLAERAWAAGAVELRLLARLAAPAVVVYMINYVMSMSTQIFSGHLGNLELAAASLGNTGVQTFAYGLMLGMGSAVETLCGQAYGAHKYDMLGIYLQRSVILLGLTGIPLAVMYAFSEPLLLLMGQSPEIARAASIFVYGLIPQIFAYAVNFPIQKFLQAQSLVLPSAYISTATLILHVMLSWVLMYKVGLGLLGASLVLSVSWWIIVGAQFVYIVVSPTCRHTWTGFSWQAFSGLPSFFKLSAASAVMLCLETWYFQVLVIIAGLLPNPEIALDSLSICMTIYGWVFMISVGFNAAASVRVSNELGAGNPKSAFFSVWVVTGLSATISTILAVVILCLRNHISYLFTDGKAVSDAVADLCPLLAITLVLGGIQPVLTGVAVGCGWQQFVAYVNVGSYYIVGVPLGVVLGFFFNLGAKGIWGGLIGGTALQTAILLWVTIRTDWTKEVEEAQKRLNKWDEKKEPLLAGFKDNNK, encoded by the exons ATGGGTGGCCACGGGGACACCCCAAGCCGGCTGGAGAGCATCCTGACGGACACGTCGGCGCCGCTGGCGGAGCGCGCGTGGGCGGCAGGGGCGGTCGAGCTCCGGCTGCTGGCAAGGCTGGCGGCGCCCGCGGTGGTGGTGTACATGATCAACTACGTCATGTCCATGTCCACGCAGATCTTCTCCGGCCACCTGGGGAACCTGGAgctcgccgccgcctcgctcgGCAACACCGGCGTCCAGACCTTCGCCTACGGCCTCATG CTGGGCATGGGCAGTGCAGTGGAGACCCTCTGCGGGCAGGCCTACGGTGCACACAAGTACGACATGCTCGGAATCTACCTACAGCGCTCCGTCATTCTGTTGGGCTTAACCGGCATACCACTTGCTGTGATGTACGCTTTCTCGGAGCCACTCCTCTTATTGATGGGACAGTCACCGGAGATAGCCCGCGCCGCATCAATCTTCGTTTACGGCCTGATTCCCCAGATCTTCGCGTACGCCGTCAACTTCCCCATTCAAAAGTTCCTGCAGGCCCAGAGCCTCGTCCTGCCGAGTGCTTACATCTCGACAGCAACACTCATTCTACATGTGATGCTGAGCTGGGTGCTCATGTACAAGGTCGGCCTTGGGCTGCTCGGTGCCTCGCTGGTGCTGAGTGTGAGCTGGTGGATTATCGTCGGAGCGCAATTTGTGTACATTGTCGTGAGCCCGACGTGCCGGCACACGTGGACGGGATTCAGTTGGCAGGCCTTCTCCGGTTTGCCGAGTTTCTTCAAACTCTCCGCCGCGTCTGCCGTGATGCTGTGCCTTGAGACATGGTACTTTCAGGTGCTTGTGATCATTGCTGGACTGCTCCCCAACCCTGAGATTGCCCTGGattccctctctatatg CATGACGATTTATGGTTGGGTGTTCATGATCTCCGTTGGGTTCAATGCCGCTGCAAG TGTAAGAGTGAGCAATGAGCTTGGTGCCGGCAACCCCAAGTCTGCATTTTTCTCTGTGTGGGTCGTGACCGGGCTCTCTGCAACAATCTCTACCATCCTTGCTGTTGTGATCCTCTGCCTCCGCAACCACATCAGCTACTTGTTCACAGATGGTAAAGCAGTTTCGGACGCGGTGGCAGATCTCTGCCCGTTGCTTGCCATCACGCTCGTTCTCGGTGGCATCCAACCTGTACTGACAG GTGTTGCCGTTGGATGTGGATGGCAACAATTTGTTGCTTACGTGAACGTCGGCTCTTACTACATTGTAGGCGTTCCACTTGGTGTTGTTCTCGGTTTTTTCTTCAATCTTGGCGCAAAG GGTATTTGGGGTGGCTTGATTGGGGGAACAGCCTTGCAGACGGCCATTCTGCTGTGGGTCACAATCAGAACTGACTGGACCAAAGAG GTAGAGGAGGCACAGAAAAGGTTGAACAAGTGGGACGAGAAGAAAGAGCCTCTCCTTGCAGGGTTCAAGGACAATAACAAATAA
- the LOC109783887 gene encoding uncharacterized protein, which yields MATIVNTTEEEPMLAVVRSTAQLAWADAGPEVADPEVARLCAEAQQHLLAGRWLDMATLMLASADLLLLSPSAPDKAADLECILTVICNLVTMAGSEDEALEIAKLICAKLTHQPPADKPTLRIKVLFSLYNLLPSLSGKAMVYRKALEVAAAAAGKAAADCVVPTFKNIDAFVAYWGIGKPEQRELFLAITRILKDHKGMTKDYFKFLNKYLATFDGSAGDADAIAAAKEEAAAAIVEFVKSSDLYQCDLLDMPAVAQLEKDDKYQPVYELLKIFLTQRLESYLAFQTANSTLLQGYGLVHEDCITKMRLMSLLDLSGHCSGEIPYSAITKALEINDDVVEYWIVKAISSKILDCKVDQLNQLVIVSRHTARVFGMPQWQSLRSKLGVWRGNIANAINTIQANKVTEDGGQGMQGLMIR from the exons ATGGCGACGATAGTGAACACGACGGAGGAGGAGCCGATGCTGGCGGTGGTGCGCTCCACCGCGCAGCTCGCCTGGGCCGACGCGGGCCCGGAGGTCGCCGACCCGGAGGTGGCCCGCCTCTGCGCCGAGGCGCAGCAGCACCTCCTCGCCGGCCGCTGGCTCGACATGGCCACCCTCATGCTAGCCTccgccgacctcctcctcctctcccccagCGCCCCCGACAAAG CCGCAGATCTCGAGTGCATCCTCACCGTCATCTGCAACCTCGTCACCATGGCCGGATCCGAGGACGAGGCCCTGGAGATCGCCAAGCTCATCTGCGCCAAGCTCACCCACCAGCCGCCGGCCGACAAGCCCACGCTGCGCATCAAAGTCCTCTTCAGCCTGTACAACCTGCTTCCGAGCCTCTCCGGCAAGGCCATGGTCTACAGGAAGGCgctcgaggtcgccgccgccgccgccgggaagGCCGCCGCCGACTGCGTCGTCCCCACCTTCAAGAACATCGACGCCTTTGTTGCCTACTGGGGCATCGGCAAGCCGGAGCAGAGGGAGCTGTTCCTTGCCATCACCAGGATTCTTAAAGACCACAAGGG CATGACCAAGGACTACTTCAAGTTTCTCAACAAGTACCTGGCCACGTTCGATGGATCGGCTGGTGATGCTGATGCAATCGCTGCGGCAAAGGAAGAAGCTGCTGCAGCAATTGTTGAGTTTGTCAAGTCATCTGACCTCTATCAG TGTGACCTGCTCGATATGCCAGCTGTTGCACAGCTCGAGAAAGATGACAAGTATCAGCCAGTTTACGAGCTACTGAAGATATTCCTTACTCAGAGGCTTGAATCCTATTTAGCGTTTCAGACTGCTAACTCTACCTTGCTGCAAGGATATG GACTGGTTCATGAGGACTGCATAACCAAAATGCGTCTGATGTCCCTGCTTGATCTGAGTGGCCATTGTTCTGGGGAAATTCCTTACTCTGCAATTACAAAAGCCCTTGAG ATCAATGATGATGTGGTGGAATATTGGATTGTGAAAGCAATTTCATCAAAGATTTTGGACTGCAAAGTCGACCAGCTTAATCAATTGGTCATTGTCAG CCGGCATACTGCAAGGGTCTTTGGGATGCCACAATGGCAGAGTCTACGTTCAAAGCTTGGAGTGTGGAGG GGAAACATTGCAAATGCTATCAACACAATCCAAGCTAACAAGGTGACTGAAGATGGCGGGCAGGGGATGCAAGGATTGATGATCCGCTGA